From Carassius gibelio isolate Cgi1373 ecotype wild population from Czech Republic chromosome B21, carGib1.2-hapl.c, whole genome shotgun sequence, the proteins below share one genomic window:
- the LOC127986302 gene encoding GTPase IMAP family member 8 codes for MAKSIEGLNLVLLGKTGAGKSAAGNTILGRPAFRSEKSPKSVTQDVDVQSGTVCGLPVTVYDTPGFCNPELEEEEIQRKFQSILQKCNSELSVFLIVIKADRFTEEERKTVEKIEKLLGQTRLEKTWLLFTRGDELEDEKKTIKEFISDTDALKKLVQKYDQRYHVFNNKKRGPTEQVKKLIAKILKTGLNKMANGALKLKKSLVKSQKSEHTPVSSLSSRRIVLLGKSGVGKSAVGNTILGQRKFRSVRSMRSVTRECSEAHSTVSGRSVSVVDTPGFFDTEMKPEDLVMEIARSVYLSSPGPHAFLIVLRVDERFTELEKQIPQMIEMLFGEEVLKYSIILFTHGDDLEEEPIEEVIKENDDLRDVVDRCGGRYHVFNKKKMNNREQVNDLLQKIDMMIEQNGGGHYSNEMYEDAYRYRQEEKEERLREEEERKQQEKRRQEEIERVRKETEERTRAKIQEEIERVRQETEKKNKAKIQEDIQRQKGIERVRRETEEKTRAERYRDEEQSKPQQKESWQCVCS; via the exons ATGGCAAAAAGTATTGAAGGTCTGAATTTGGTGCTGCTGGGGAAAACAGGAGCAGGGAAAAGTGCTGCAGGAAACACAATACTGGGACGACCGGCTTTCAGATCAGAGAAAAGTCCTAAATCCGTCACACAAGATGTCGATGTTCAATCTGGGACTGTTTGTGGGCTTCCAGTCACTGTTTATGACACACCAGGATTCTGTAACCCCGAGCTGGAGGAGGAAGAGATACAACGGAAATTTCAGAGTATTTTACAGAAATGCAATTCAGAGCTTTCTGTTTTTCTCATCGTCATTAAAGCAGACAGATTCactgaagaagagagaaaaactGTGGAGAAGATTGAGAAGCTTTTGGGACAAACTCGCTTGGAAAAAACCTGGCTTCTCTTCACCAGAGGAGATGAACTGGAGGATGAAAAGAAGACTATAAAAGAATTCATCAGTGATACTGATGCACTGAAGAAACTTGTACAGAAATATGATCAGAGATACCATGTGTTCAACAACAAGAAGAGAGGACCAACTGAACAAGTTAAAAAGCTGATTGCAAAAATCCTCAAGACAGGTTTAAATAAAATGG CAAATGGAGCGCTGAAACTTAAGAAGAGTTTAGTGAAGAGTCAAAAGTCAGAACACACTCCTGTCTCCAGTCTCTCATCAAGACGGATTGTTCTTCTGGGTAAAAGTGGTGTTGGGAAAAGTGCAGTTGGAAACACAATACTGGGACAGAGGAAGTTCAGATCTGTGAGGAGTATGAGATCAGTGACCCGTGAATGTTCAGAAGCACACTCCACTGTTTCAGGCAGATCTGTGTCTGTAGTAGATACTCCTGGATTCTTTGACACAGAGATGAAACCTGAAGATTTAGTGATGGAAATAGCGAGAAGTGTGTATTTATCCAGTCCTGGACCTCATGCTTTTCTCATTGTTCTCAGAGTAGATGAACGATTCACTGAACTTGAGAAGCAGATTCCTCAGATGATTGAGATGTTGTTTGGTGAGGAGGTGTTAAAATACTCCATCATCCTCTTCACTCATGGAGATGATTTAGAAGAAGAACCCATAGAAGAAGTCATTAAGGAGAATGATGATTTAAGAGATGTAGTTGATCGGTGTGGAGGCAGATATCAtgtcttcaataaaaaaaaaatgaataacagaGAGCAGGTGAATGATCTACTGCAGAAGATTGACATGATGATAGAGCAGAATGGAGGAGGACACTACAGTAATGAGATGTATGAAGATGCTTACAGATACAGACAAGAAGAAAAAGAGGAGAgactgagagaggaagaggagagaaaaCAACAGGAGAAACGAAGACAAGAAGAGATTGAGAGAGTGAGAAAGGAGACAGAGGAGAGAACCAGAGCAAAGATACAAGAGGAGATTGAGAGAGTGAGACAGGAGACCGAGaagaaaaacaaagcaaagatACAAGAGGATATACAAAGACAAAAGGGGATTGAGAGAGTGAGACGAGAGACAGAGGAGAAAACCAGAGCAGAGCGATACAGAGATGAAGAGCAGAGTAAACCACAACAGAAAGAAAGTTGGCAATGTGTCTGTAGCTGA